The following proteins come from a genomic window of Daphnia carinata strain CSIRO-1 chromosome 8, CSIRO_AGI_Dcar_HiC_V3, whole genome shotgun sequence:
- the LOC130703992 gene encoding alpha-amylase-like, with translation MLRWLLFLSLASHCLALYDPNCNGKQVMVHLFEWKWTDIAAECERYLAGAGFCGQVSPPTEHVILPENNYPWWQRYQPVSYKLYSRSGSEADFVDMVRRCNNVGVRIYVDAVVNHMTGTGRSGTADGGSTYNSVGDARDFPGVPYRAEHFTPRDQCPSGDGNVNDYSNPANVRNCYLVSLTDLYGKLDYVRDAVAGYFNHLIQVGVAGIRIDAAKHMWPEDIAAILSRLNDLPTDQGFPAGSKFYVFQEVIDQNDGAIKVDEYYDTGYVTEFRYCSKIAWGIKDYGQLSNLIDYGWGMARSDRAFIFVDNHDNQRGHGGGGNVIMHEAPRDYKQAVAYTLAQDYGFTRIMSSYYFTNSDEGPPSNGGYSTADVIINADGSCGGGWVCEHRWNVMKKMVEFRNLVAGTTMSNYWNNGNAVAFSRGNKGFFAMAKQGSMTETLQTGLPAGSYCNIIDDCASSIQVGADGTAQVNINNYEEPIMAVCIGCGGGGGTPGPIVTTTAGPTPPPMTGIQRTVVFVKKQTSPGQDLFIRGGVDSAVRPGCSQDITSTCAIDFQIKSLGTSSHYDKYNSWSTGDSRLDWYGVEPGQGSYMGQSAEGTPLAWTSNSASSPGYQSLNSWGEHYWMVEFDMDCSQSENGWFEVKAYLTNGAGWESDINQSTCTGSAGGRAPYTSKNHLGRCGFVNVFDFGMSSCQISPFSA, from the exons atgttacgTTGGTTGCTCTTTCTTAGTTTGGCCAGCCACTGCTTGGCTCTTTATGATCCCAACTGCAATGGCAAACAGGTTATGGTTCATCTCTTTGAATGGAAATGGACAGATATCGCTGCCGAATGCGAACGTTACCTAGCTGGCGCTGGGTTTTGCGGGCAA GTATCACCACCAACTGAGCATGTAATTCTACCAGAAAACAATTACCCATGGTGGCAGCGTTACCAGCCAGTCAGCTACAAACTGTACTCTCGATCAGGAAGCGAAGCTGATTTCGTTGACATGGTCCGCCGGTGTAACAATGTTGGAGTGCG GATTTACGTCGATGCTGTTGTAAATCACATGACTGGCACGGGACGTTCTGGCACAGCTGACGGAGGATCGACCTATAACTCCGTTGGCGACGCTCGCGATTTCCCCGGTGTTCCATACAGGGCGGAACACTTCACTCCACGCGATCAATGTCCTTCAGGCGATG GTAACGTCAACGACTACAGCAACCCGGCCAACGTGCGTAATTGCTACCTAGTCAGTTTGACTGACTTGTACGGGAAACTAGACTACGTCCGGGACGCTGTGGCTGGTTATTTCAACCACTTGATTCAAGTTGGAGTGGCTGGCATTCGAATCGACGCAGCCAAGCACATGTGGCCCGAG GATATTGCAGCCATCTTGTCCAGACTGAACGATTTGCCCACTGATCAAGGCTTCCCGGCAGGATCGAAATTTTACGTGTTTCAGGAAGTTATCGATCAAAACGACGGCGCAATTAAAGTCGACGAATACTACGATACAG ggtaCGTGACTGAATTCCGCTACTGTTCTAAAATCGCGTGGGGTATCAAGGACTACGGCCAGCTGAGCAACTTGATCGATTATGGCTGGGGTATGGCTCGTTCCGACAGAGCCTTCATTTTTGTCGACAATCACGACAATCAGCGCGGCCATGGAGGAGGCG GCAATGTTATCATGCACGAAGCACCACGCGACTACAAACAAGCTGTGGCCTATACTCTTGCCCAAGATTACGGATTTACTCGCATCATGAGTAGCTACTATTTCACCAATTCCGATGAAGGACCACCTTCCAACGGAGGTTACAG CACGGCTGATGTCATCATCAACGCCGACGGGAGCTGCGGTGGTGGTTGGGTTTGCGAGCATCGCTGGAACGTCATGAAGAAAATG GTGGAATTCCGTAACCTTGTGGCAGGTACAACAATGTCGAATTACTGGAACAACGGTAACGCTGTAGCATTCTCACGCGGCAATAAGGGCTTCTTCGCTATGGCCAAACAAGGCTCAATGACGGAAACTCTCCAAACAG gtTTGCCTGCCGGTAGTTACTGCAACATTATCGACGATTGCGCATCATCGATCCAAGTAGGAGCCGATGGCACGGCTCAGGTTAACATCAATAACTACGAAGAGCCTATTATGGCTGTGTGTATTGGTTGTGGTGGCGGCGGTGGAACTCCAGGACCTATAGTCACGACAACAGCCGGACCGACTCCGCCGCCAATGACGGGCATTCAGCGTACGGTAGTCTTCGTCAAGAAGCAAACATCTCCTGGACAGGATCTGTTCATCCGCGGAGGAGTCGATTCTGCAGTTCGCCCTGGTTGCTCTCAAGATATCACGTCCACCTGCGCCATTGATTTCCAG ATAAAATCACTGGGAACAAGTTCGCATTACGATAAGTACAACAGCTGGAGCACCGGTGATAGCCGCCTTGATTGGTATGGAGTAGAACCAGGACAAGGATCTTACATGGGTCAATCGGCGGAAGGAACTCCATTGGCTTGGACTTCAAACTCGGCATCCAGCCCCGGATACCAAAGCCTCAACAG TTGGGGAGAACATTACTGGATGGTCGAATTCGACATGGATTGCTCGCAGAGTGAAAATGGCTGGTTCGAAGTGAAAGCGTATCTAACTAATGGAG CCGGATGGGAAAGTGACATCAATCAGTCCACTTGCACAGGATCGGCTGGTGGCCGAGCTCCTTACACATCCAAAAATCATTTAGGTCGCTGCGGTTTCGTTAACGTCTTCGATTTCGGCATGAGCTCATGCCAGATTAGTCCGTTTTCAGCATAA